The Schistocerca nitens isolate TAMUIC-IGC-003100 chromosome 2, iqSchNite1.1, whole genome shotgun sequence nucleotide sequence TTCATCTAAGACGTAAGGTTCAAGAATATGCCAGATTTTTACAGGAATAACTGGATGCAATTTCACATTGGCTTCAATCTATTACATGTATTGTTTGCGGCATTTGGATTAGCGCCATTTTCAGCAGAACGACAAGAGAAATTCTGCTGGAAGATTCAGGAGAAGACTGCATTTAAGAAAATAATGACCCCATCCACCATATGGTTCATCATTACTCTGCTTGTCAAAATAGAGACTTTATCCTCAAATGTGACATTATATCGATCCATTTCAGAGCTTATAACACTCACTTACATTATCATAGATTTTCTGACAGCATTGAAAGCGCTGTTAACACTGGGAATATGCACTGTCACTAGCCTTCGGGAGATACGTCACTTCACTGAAGAAATGAAGTATGCAGATACCAAAATACtgtcaaagaaaaaagaaaatatgaagatgcTGGGTGGTTTTCTGCTAGCTGCCAACGTGGCAGTTACGGTAGCCATCGTCACCACTATTGCGCGAAAATATAACAGACCCTACGAACACCCAAAACTCATATTCTCCCTTTTCTTCGGCTCTCTGATGACGCTGCAGTTCGCTATATTGGAGCTAGAACTGTGGTCGAGGTTCCGCTTGTTAAACGACGAACTTATGAAGGCTGTTCCAGTGCAACTCGCGCCGGCGTCCCTCGAAGGAGTTTCACCATCGACATCTGCCTGTAGACTGCGCCAGCTGCTGGAGGCGTACACTTCCCTTAGACGTGCCGCACAGCTGTTGCAGAGTCACTTCGGTGCTCCCGTGGCTGTCAGCGTGGCGCAGTCGGTATGCTGTTCCACTTGCAGCGCCTACGAAGTGTTACTGACGCAGCTGCGGCCTCAGTGGGCAGAGCAGTTGCCACTAAGTCCCTCGGTGGGCAACTCGCTCTTGTGGCTCACCTACCACTGGCTCCGGCTGACCACGGTGTCGCTGACCTGCGCTGCAGTCGAGCACGAGGCGTCGAATACCAGCGAACTCGTCCTGAGGGCCGCCGTGGCGTCTGAGGGCCGCTGTGCTGACCTGGAGTCTTTCTTGTTGCTCGTAACACACGGGCCACCATTGCGTTTCTCCGCAGCGGGATTCTTCATCGTCAACCGCCGCCTGCTGGTCTCAGCACTAGCTATTGTCCTTACTTACTTAATCATCCTGGGACAGCTCACcccaaagatgtgaacaagtgtaaatttttatttcttttcctctaCATTTCGAGCCGCACACACTTGCCTGTCTTAATACCAATATTTCCCTTAGCCTTCCTGGAGCTCAACATCTTACAGATTTACATCTTAGGATTACGAATCACCATATAAGACCACTCAGTCTCCTAAATTGATATAACATCTTCTGTTTCATGAATTTTGTATCTTAGCCTGTAAATTTCCAGTTCGTTCCTAATCCCGTTCCGAATTCTGCCCTGCATGTAACAATCTTCCACTTATCCAAGGGTTTTACATTTATGCTGAAGTAATtctgctctttttcttttcttgtgacACATTACTCATATCCAGGCAATAGTAAGGGGATAGTGATTTTGTTATTAAACATCATTCTTATCTCTTCGCACCTTTCATTTTCGGGCATCTATCTTTTGTGCCCATACGTTTCAGAATTGGGGTTGTTCCATTCAcctgttcttatcatcatcatatACAAGGTACATATAGGACACCATACACTTGTTTACTACATGTTATTTAATATTTCTCTGTAACATCGGTAGTCTCCACGTGCTGTGATTTGCAAGGAAATCTagctttcaaaacgtgtttttctgGCACAAGAGCATGTGTACTAGAAAGTGAAGGTCATGAATTGCTGACTTATGTGtcagtttaccattttcttttctgCTCATGATGGCATCTTTGAGCATGCTTATCACATAGTCTATGAAAACAAAGGACAACCTCTTTTTCCCAATACATTCCACAGTCCTTTTTCTATTAATAATGTTAAAAGTGTTATAAAGTTTACGAATTCAATTTTTCCCAATGATACAACACATTTACACTATCTACTATACACCTTCATTTTATATAATCTGTGATTTATAaaaaagtattgttgttgttgttgttgtggtcttgggtcctgagactgatttgatgcagctctccatactactcatcCTGTGCatgcttcgtcatctcccagtacctactgcaacctacatccttctgaatctgcttagtgtattcatctcttggtctccctctacgatttttacactccacgctgccctccaatactaaattggtgatccctcgatgtctcagaacatgtcctaccaaccgatcccttcttctagtcaagttgtgccacaagctcctcttctacccagttctattcaatacctcctcattagttatgtgatctacccatctaagcttcagcattcttctgtagcaccacatcaaaaAAAGGATTAAGGCATTGTTTTCAGTATATTTTGCAAAATCATATCATCATGTGGCATACAGAGCCCAGCAAACATATCCCCTAATAATTTCCATTGATGCATCTGTTTCTAAACATTCTGTTTTCTGTCCATGGTTGTCTTACTTTTGACACTTGCAGCAGTCATCTGAttaaatttaaatacttttcagaaaCAAAAGCAATATCAAACTATCACATTCTTAAGGACTACTGGTTGGTGGACTTATGCCTGTAATGTTTCTCTTTTTTAAGACTTCTACAGCAATTTTTTGAAGTCTGTAGCAGAATCATGCTCTTATTAtcgtaattttgtttttaattgtatGTGAGTTCATACCACAGATTCATGTAATGATTTAAGCATTGAATTTCTTCTATAGCTTTTTGTAACTGTAGCCCTATTACTGAATTACAGATCATTCTGCATGTTTTATAAGCTAATTTTTGTACCTTGGCAACTGCGTTCAGTTGCTCGCTGTTACTGAGTTTTAATAAACTTTCTATAATATTTTATTcgattcatttattttctattaAAAAAGCGTAATTTTCTTAAAACTGATTGTTACAGTATTTAAGTTGAGATTTTTGATTCCACCtagcaaatttttattttattgtatcaaAAGTATTAAACCATTATTACTACATATTTTCTCGTTTCTTAGTAGTCCATTTCCTGATTGAATTATGCTCTTTTCCCAGCCACTAAAATTGGAATTACCGTTTTTCAGATCCAAAGCCCATAATGACTCTCTTTACTATCTCTTCCTTACATAGTTATTTACATCACTTTGCCTTCCACCAGGATGCTATAGAAAAGCAGGGATGAGAGCCCATTGCACAGCCTAACAACCACCCTGATCCCCGATGCGGCTTAAAGCTGTCCTCTGTATTTGAGTATAGCGGTGGTGTCCTTCAATCGTGTTGGCCTGTTGGGTAGTAACGTAAATCCATGTCTTCGTTGTTTGGAATATCGTGTTTCAAACAACCGAGCTGTAAATCACCACAAACGTCTTGTTCATGACCTTAAAATGTGAAGGAACAGGTTTTATGGTATCAGCTGCTCATTACAATTGTTATTAAATAACATGTTCATTTCCATACGACCAGCTAGTGCCCTCAGTTGAATTACATTTCAAATGCGCCACCTGCAACTATAACATGGAGAAATCGTGGGTGGCATCTATAGAGGTGTGGTCTTTTTAACGGACTGAGAGATTATCATCGAGAAAGATGGCTTGGTTCTTCGTTCCTACCCCCTACCTACCAGTTCTTTGAATGAATCACAATGTACCTTTGTCAGTACACCTATATTCTGACAAAGATCGAGAAGAACTTCTCGATGTGTACCTTTTTTACTGTGCATTCGCTTTAAATTTTGTGAGTTAGCTTCGTATCATCTACAAAAATTGTTTCAAGTCACATTCTGTAGTATATTAGTTAAATATGTAACGAAATCGTTGAACTCTGACGAAAAATATTATGGTACTGAAATTAGAGGCATGTAGATGCAGCAATGCAGTATGTAACAACGTTAAGCAGACACAGTAGATTTAGGCGAATTAATTGAGAGACTTTGACATTAAATGGAGAGTGTACAAACGTATTTAAAGCCGTTGCTCAATTACACTACGAGTCAAATCATCCAAGAGGTACAGTAAGACCTAGATTCACCTGCAATGACCGTAATGACTACCATAAATCCCGACAAAGTGTGCATTGAAGGTATGCCGACATGATACCTCATAAAGTCTTTTGTGTTTGCAGTGTAATTTGTGTAACTATGTACTACAACCAGGAAGCAATGTTAATAACCTGTTAACAATTCGTTCCACAATTTACGTCTTGCATTTAACACTCTTCAGCTAGAAAACATGAAGaaactaaaaataaagaaattctaTAATTTCTTTGTTGTTGATTTCCACTACATATTGTCGAAATAGAATgatattgtgtaagtaggctgtttaggtttttatgttggtaacgtcacgtagcgctctgtatgaaaattactgattgtgctgtgtgcagtctgtggctggtttgcattgttggaatttgctattctagtgttgggcagttggatgtgaacagcgcgtagcgttgcgcagttggaggtgagccgccagcagtggtggacgtggggagagagatggcggagttttgagagcggatgatctggacgtgtgctcattagagagagtaaatttgtaagactggatgtcatgaactgatatatatatatatatatatatatatatatatatatatatatatatatatatatatatatatatatataatgacttttgaacactattaaggtaaatacattggctaactatgcccatcagtagttagtgccttcagtagttagaatcctttacttagctggcagtagtggcgctcgctgtattgcagtagttcgagtaacgaagattgttgtgaggtaagtgattcatgaaaggtataggttattgttagtcagggccattcttttgtagggattattgaaagtcagatcgcgttgcgctaaaaatattgtgtgtcagtttagtgatgatcagaataagtaaagacagaaatgtctgagtacgttcagttttgctcagctgtttgaaaatcaaataacgtaaggggtttaccagcacagtaattcaataaattttctaaggggacgttgcaactGTGGTTTAGTACAGTGACTGAGAGGGTAAGTACCTTAGGAGTAGAAGGTATCTTTATAAGGTATAACATTTCCAGGAACATTTGGAAATGGCAAACGAACCCAGTGCGAAAAGGAGAtatctcacgatcagcctcatctacttcgatttgccagtatcctgagtacatgtccatggttgagaaaaacttagcgcCCTTCAGAAAATCTAGTCTATtgtcaatttgtggaagagggtaaacgtccttccTGTAATCAACAGAAAAGCGCCAACtgtcatccttcttcctgacgagaaccactggtgacgaccatgggctctgcgaaggctgaatgatgtcattattcatcattttctctacctcatcgcgaattattcggcgttctgttgctgacactcggtatgctctctggctcCTTGGTTGACGGactccagtgctaatccagtgcttcacagtttttttttgtctaatttgctcttcacttgTGGGCTGAAACTctaagagaactcttgaagaatggcaagtatcttcttctgttgttccatagtgagatctggtgattgttgagctagaagatcttgtctcgtagtggtagcgccaatttcgGCCACAGACTCGGcaagggaggtttctatgacgctcagctgttcggcaattaacggctcagcgtttgctatgcacatgcgtctttcaaggatctgcggttctcggcgatagTTAACTGTCTACAATTCACctaatccgttcttaaacgagacaacagaagcagggatgaccaagttattcttcagtggactgcttctcttgcattccactacaagatcctttGGTTGATGCATAGCATGACacttgacagttacctttctagcgctcaCTGCAGGAATGTGATCATTTCATCCagtacacatagtctccacacactctgaTGCGCCTCTTCCTGTCCACAGGAtgtcatctcgtctagcataaacttcgagcgaccacaatctgtaattgcctgagaagctttcaagaaGTCCCATCCCTGattgacgtcatgactacactcttgtgagacgatgaattctaagggctgtgtatggccacttatacgcAAACGAATGacgcatcttcctgtaggttttacatatttcccactaTCCACCTTCAGCAGAAATGTTTTGTTGTCTACGGTTTTGTGCAACTGgcaacggtacttctccgaaattacTGACTGTGATACTccggagtccacaagagcttgggctggtcggccatccaagGGGATATCGAGGTAGTTTCCTATAATTTTTTACCTTCGGCGACCTCACGTGCAACGAAGGTCGCACccattagttttccaggttgcggcggctaggtgatcggctggagcttctaaatgggtgatggagaccttgatcagcgtgttggggagcgtcctctccagcggatagcttgcggcgatggtgacctacgtcctctgcacccacatcttcttgttcatcttcgtcgtcccggagttggcgtcggctaagatcggtctgctgtcttctggtgcgggcgtcatcaaatatccaccgcctttctcgacaatagcgcaccacatgtcccggtcgtccgcagtggaaacatatgggttggttatcctgggtcctccagacgtcagtcttccttggtgcccagacACCTTCCTCATGCGGCGTTGAAGGAACGTAACTtggcctgggtctcgacttttttgccgttttaaagggaaatgaaggacgagagacttGGTTCAATGTCTGTTGCACTtcgtcccttatgacctcttgaagcgtctcggtctTATGCTCGCCGTGCAAACCAAGTGACTTCTGAACttactctctcactatctgacgaagaacacttgtgaaatcagtttcttcctccatcacagacatcgatacattAGGAAGTCGTTCAAGCTTCTCGCGTGCAATTCCGGTACCGGAAACGTATGAGTCGAAATTTATGAGCGAAATCCGTTTTGATACCTTtgatagtggaatacatgtactggcatTGTTGGTTCAAAGATTGTagggtaaacatgtgctctaacatgcataccttaagagtaacGAACACTTGTTCGGTAGATGAGATGTGATCCACaataccgaagatgaacaagtgctcacagctcctcaggtatgcgTTGTAGAGTTAATGTTTCCTGCACATTTTTTCCTTAGAACAAGTGTACAAAGtattcaaaacattattttttacgaGAGTGTCAAGCTATCCAGTAACGGTCCCAAAGAAATGAAACAGTTAACTGAAAGTAATGTGGTTAAGGAATGGCTTAGAGCATGATTGTCTGATAGTTCATTATAAAAGGTTCCATAAAACACGCAAACCAGGCGTAGTTAAAAACGATGTGGTTCGAAAAATTTTAAAGTAACTCTTTCGTCGTTCAGTAGTATACTTTCAGGGCAAAATTCGTGGAGGTGGCATGCGGTTTTCCCAAGAACTGGGAAGATACGCTGTTTCAGCATTGCAGGAAGGTAAGTGGAAACAGACGAAGAATTTAATGGAGAAGCTGCAGTACGTATCTCAGCAGACCAGGCATAAGTTGCCCACCGTCTGCTGTCAGCAGAGgaagtgttctttgctgtttgggAACGGGGAGGGGGCGGCTCCAATGAGAgcattttgcagttaattttaagCTTTTAATAAAATCGTGCTGGACACGTTGAGCGATACATGGGGCATCTAGAAGTACCGGCTCTTCTTCCCATTTCCTGCTACCTCGTTGCAATCGAATAATTTTTCATCTTTTATGACTGTCACCACTAATACTGCATACGTTGTTTTTCAATGCTTTACTGTAGTTTTGTCATGAGTTTTAACCGATTGTCAAAGTAATTCAGTCAGTACACGTCAGATTAGTTAAATTAACAGAATCACCTCAAACGAAAGCGTTACAATAAGACTGCAAGGATAACACACGTATTTAAGGTATTTCTACAATTTGAAAACGGACACGCACAGAAATGTCGAACTTTTACTGTGGATATTTCAGGCAAGAACTAAATGCTTCTTACCACAAACTACATTTTGTAAAACGTAAGAGGTCGCCTGAGATGAAGACAGTCACAGCAGAGGAAATCGTGGAACGAACCAGTTAGAAGGTACatgatcagtagagtattagacgAGGAAAATCTGAACCTGTTATTTGCTACTTCATTTAAACATTCAACGCCAACTGTCATAACTGTCCAATGAAAATGTTCCACTTGTGTAACActatcaaaattatttaaaatcacGATGCATTGTAAGCAAAAGGGAAACTTTTTTAATTGGGAAACACAAAAGCTACGCAATATGACACTAAGCCCAATGTAATTAAAACCGAATTTTTTACTGCAGAAACTCAAAATCTACACAGTATGGTACTAAGCCCATGAATATGATGTATTAAGACTAAACTCCTCCCTAACAGGCCATGTTGGCCCAATGGCACTGactggccgccgtatcatcctcagctcataggcgtcactgaatgcggaaatggaagggcatgtggtcagcacaccgatctcccggccgtatgtcagtttccgagaccggagccgctacttctcaatcaagtagctcctcaatttgcctcaaaagggatgagtgcaccccgcttgccaacaacgctcggcagactggatggtcacccatccaagtgctagcgcagcccgacagcgcttaacttttgtgatctcacgggagccggtgttaccactgcggcaaggcatttGGCGATCTAACGTATTGTTGAACCCTAATACCAAATTGGTTAGTGTCACTGTAATTGTATATCCGAATTCAGTTCCATTTAAACAGCTTTGAACTTCTTATACATTCTCAACTGTAGTTTGGGAGAGCGAAATATTTTGTATTTGTTGGTATCTTTATATCCCTAACACAAATATTCCAAATCTGGTTGTCGTAGCTTTAAGTGTGTATCATTTCTCAGTTTTAGTTATATGTCAATGAATTGCTGATACCTAACTACGTATTTCCTGCAAGACAATACAGCTGGGGCATTGGGGATGTTTCTACATCGTGAGCATGAGTGAGTGATGAGGATGATGAATCATAAAATAATGCAGTTTTTCAATACTAAGCTGATTCCATCTTACTGTAATGGCACAACAGCGTCTAGTGAGAGACATTTCGTCTCACTTGTTACCTGCAACTCCGAAGGTGAACCATGAAACCAAACACCCCATCACATACTTGACAAGCCTTTGTAGATGTGTCAGTTATCGGAAACGCTGAAGTTTTTAAGGAATTCTGTCCCATTCATCCAGCTGTCTCAGATATATGCGTGTGCGTTATGAAGGACCTGGACTGGATCCTGGGACTTTTGACTTTCACGGGAAGTTCAGTCGGcacagcacttgcctgtgaaaagcTCTGCTAACTTTTCAGGTCACATGCAGTGTACATCTCTCAGCAGTCTCACCAGGCTGCTGCAAAACAGATTGCCGTCTTGCGTCATTAAGGCCACGGACACAGCCATCCAATGGTGTGCTGCCTTGGCGCCAGCACCTAGCGCTCTGCTCCCAATTGTGACAATCAATCTCCTCGCTGGAAGCAGCGCTCAATAaagaatgatacactcctggaaatggaaaaaagaacacattgacaccggtgtgtcagacccaccatacttgctccggacactgcgagagggctgtacaagcaatgatcacacgcacggcacagcggacacaccaggaaccgcggtgttggccgtcgaatggcgctagctgcgcagcatttgtgcaccgccgccgtcagtgtcagccagtttgccgtggcatacggagctccatcgcagtctttaacactggtagcatgccgcgacagcgtggacgtgaaccgtatgtgcagttgacggactttgagcgagggcgtatagtgggcatgcgggaggccgggtggacgtaccgccgaattgctcaacacgtggggcgtgaggtctccacagtacatcgatgttgtcgccagtggtcggcggaaggtgcacgtgcccgtcgacctgggaccggaccgcagcgacgcacggatgcacgccaagaccgtaggatcctacgtagtgccgtaggggaccgcaccgccacttcccagcaaattagggacactgttgctcctggggtatcggcgaggaccattcgcaaccgtctccatgaagctgggctacggtcccgcacaccgttaggccgtcttccgctcacgccccaacatcgtgcagcccgcctccagtggtgtcgcgacaggcgtgaatggagggacgaatggagacgtgtcgtcttcagcgatgagagtcgcttctgccttggtgccaatgatggtcgtatgcgtgtttggcgccgtgcaggtgagcgccacaatcaggactgcatacgaccgaggcacacagggccaacacccggcatcatggtgtggggagcgatctcctacactggccgtacaccactggtgatcgtcgaggggacactgaatagtgcacggtacatccaaaccgtcatcgaacccatcgttctaccattcctagaccggcaagggaacttgctgttccaacaggacaatgcacgtccgcatgtatcccgtgccacccaacgtgctctagaaggtgtaagtcaactaccctggccagcaagatctccggatctgtcccccattgagcatgtttgggactggatgaagcgtcgtctcacgcggtctgcacgtccagcacgaacgctggtccaactgaggcgccaggtggaaatggcatggcaagccgttccacaggactacatccagcatctctacgatcgtctccatgggagaatagcagcctgcattgctgcgaaaggtggatatacactgtactagtgccgacattgtgcatgctctgttgcctgtgtctatgtgcctgtggttctgtcagtgtgatcatgtgatgtatctgaccccaggaatgtgtcaataaagtttccccttcctgggacaatgaattcacggtgttcctaattcaatttccaggagtgtattattgagtaGGCACTCTTGTAGCGGCCGCCCTGAAAGTACTGGTACTGGTGTTGACTCTGCATCCCTGACCAATTACAGTACGTAAATAAATTTGTCACGTTCCTATTACTAAAGATAATTCTTGCCTATGGAGTAAATGAATTGTGTGGCAGAAATGCTGTGGCAGTAGACTTGTGAATGTAAATGAAATACACTACTATTTGCTCCTAGCTAGGCTTTGTCCTGTGGGAGACGAAGGACGAATGTTATCGTCACCAAACGGGTTAGTTATACAacaacactttcctttccatattatctGATCCTCTACAGCTTCGCCACTACTTTCTTTCTGCACACGACGCAGTCCGGCACGGTGCAGGATGGTTATAActgaactttcgctacttgaggcgGTACCCACGAAACACGAGTTATCGCAAGGCAATTGAAACATTCTAGAAATATTTTTAAGGAAgggaggaagagaaataatgaataaacgatTGACAGACACACATATTATTTTCCACATGAGAGGATTACATTTGTTAATTGCTTACGATGTTTACGTTCCAGGCTATAAGCGCTGCTCTTTGTGACGGCTATCTGCATCCACGGGAGCCTGGAAACGCAGAAGAGTTGGCTCTTCAGTTGCTCGAAACACCGATGGACTATGGAACGTTCGGCGGTCGTGACCCACTCGTGCTCTGCTTGAATATCACACATTGCGGCCAGCGTTTTCAGCCGTATTCGTGTCACGCCCCGATACTAGCGAAGAGAGGCAGTACTGTTGCTGGTGTTTCATAAAATAGCTATGCGAGTTAAGCccagctcaccttgtccagactcatgttgactgtgtgcatcTATAATGCACAATTATGAGCGTCTTTCAATCGTACGTCGCAGAACCATTACAGGCACCCAACTGTTAGTCATTTCACAAAAGGTGAAGAAAAAGTATCACACTCAACCATGTCTTCACACACTCAATCATCTTCAAACTCAGTGACGCCCGGTATCAGAATGGAAGtgaaacctgttacattttctgcgTCACCAAGACGAATTACCCTAACGTGAGCGTGACACGTAATAACAACAGTGGGGTGCACAATTGGAGCGCAGCGAAAAACTTCAGTGGTCG carries:
- the LOC126235469 gene encoding gustatory receptor 68a-like: MKYADTKILSKKKENMKMLGGFLLAANVAVTVAIVTTIARKYNRPYEHPKLIFSLFFGSLMTLQFAILELELWSRFRLLNDELMKAVPVQLAPASLEGVSPSTSACRLRQLLEAYTSLRRAAQLLQSHFGAPVAVSVAQSVCCSTCSAYEVLLTQLRPQWAEQLPLSPSVGNSLLWLTYHWLRLTTVSLTCAAVEHEASNTSELVLRAAVASEGRCADLESFLLLVTHGPPLRFSAAGFFIVNRRLLVSALAIVLTYLIILGQLTPKM